A genomic window from Candidatus Binatia bacterium includes:
- a CDS encoding alcohol dehydrogenase catalytic domain-containing protein — translation MRAAILSGGRFSVETVPDPVPEPNTVVLSVSACGLCGTDHSIYSSRLLPDGAILGHELAGTVVEVGRGVREWTAGDRAAVLPIPYCGRCELCTSGKANLCGPGLSAMMGCGGGAGGLAELVTAPASSLRRLPGMLEAQLGALVEPLAVAWHAVELADVKPGTRVGVLGLGPLGLFAGLIARQKGALVFGTDSRPHRVAGAHALGLGAFTSDDQADDRIRDLTRGGPEVVFEASGRPESIERAAHLARVGGRVVLVASYHSPAEMTPGHWFNRGISLLPSIAYTQHDFEEALDAIASRRINVGPLVHRPHKLDEVQNVFESFSNQTDTVKLIIDPSA, via the coding sequence ATGCGAGCAGCTATTCTCAGCGGCGGGCGATTCTCCGTCGAGACGGTCCCCGACCCGGTTCCCGAGCCGAATACGGTCGTTTTGTCGGTGTCCGCATGCGGACTCTGCGGAACCGACCACAGTATCTACAGCAGTCGCCTCCTCCCAGACGGCGCAATCCTGGGGCATGAGCTCGCCGGTACCGTGGTCGAAGTCGGGCGAGGCGTCCGCGAATGGACCGCCGGGGACCGAGCCGCCGTGCTTCCAATCCCGTACTGCGGCCGCTGCGAGCTCTGCACGAGTGGGAAGGCGAACCTCTGCGGGCCCGGGCTCTCTGCGATGATGGGCTGTGGCGGCGGCGCGGGCGGACTCGCAGAACTCGTCACCGCGCCGGCGAGCTCGCTCCGACGCTTGCCCGGAATGCTCGAAGCGCAGCTCGGCGCCCTCGTCGAGCCACTGGCCGTCGCATGGCATGCGGTCGAACTCGCCGATGTAAAGCCCGGGACGCGGGTCGGCGTTCTCGGCCTCGGACCGCTCGGCCTCTTCGCCGGTCTCATCGCACGCCAGAAGGGCGCACTCGTGTTCGGCACGGACTCACGCCCTCATCGCGTCGCGGGCGCCCATGCTCTCGGGCTCGGTGCGTTCACCTCGGACGATCAAGCCGACGACCGAATCCGCGATCTCACCCGCGGCGGCCCCGAGGTGGTCTTCGAGGCAAGCGGACGACCGGAGTCGATCGAGCGCGCCGCGCATCTCGCCCGCGTCGGAGGACGCGTCGTGTTGGTCGCGTCGTACCACTCACCCGCCGAGATGACGCCCGGCCACTGGTTCAACCGGGGCATCTCCCTCCTACCGTCGATTGCCTACACTCAGCACGACTTCGAGGAAGCTCTCGACGCGATCGCGTCACGCAGAATCAATGTCGGTCCGCTGGTTCACCGCCCGCACAAGCTCGACGAAGTTCAGAACGTCTTCGAGAGCTTCTCGAACCAGACCGACACCGTGAAGCTCATCATCGACCCGTCGGCCTAA
- a CDS encoding VTT domain-containing protein, with protein MKLGLLALLGVAFVFGARLLGLDELLTLDGMRSWVDSWGNLGPVAFIGICTLGIVLYLPESLLLTFGGALFGGWPAFVYGWIATVIGTTATFLIARYLARDYVQRTFVEKSDWFGRLDARFSQNGFIWVFLLRTVLGLAPPLNWAVGATSVPFGSYAAGTALGVIPNVAVFVYFGGSVAVAIENGDWLTPQVLIPAGLVAGFLVVGVLVGRRLLSEDEAS; from the coding sequence ATGAAGCTCGGGCTCCTGGCCCTGTTGGGGGTGGCGTTCGTGTTCGGGGCGCGATTGCTGGGGCTGGACGAGTTGCTGACTCTGGATGGGATGCGCAGCTGGGTGGACTCCTGGGGCAACCTCGGGCCGGTTGCATTCATCGGGATCTGTACCCTCGGGATCGTGCTCTATCTCCCCGAGAGCTTGCTGCTCACCTTCGGCGGCGCCTTGTTCGGCGGCTGGCCTGCCTTCGTCTACGGGTGGATTGCGACCGTCATCGGCACGACCGCGACATTTCTCATCGCGCGGTATCTGGCGCGAGACTACGTCCAGCGCACGTTCGTCGAGAAGAGCGACTGGTTCGGGCGACTGGACGCGCGGTTCTCGCAGAACGGGTTTATCTGGGTCTTTCTGCTCCGCACCGTTCTCGGCCTGGCGCCCCCTCTGAATTGGGCGGTCGGCGCGACCAGCGTCCCCTTCGGCAGCTACGCCGCGGGGACCGCTCTCGGCGTGATTCCGAACGTGGCCGTCTTCGTCTACTTCGGGGGCTCCGTAGCCGTGGCGATCGAGAACGGAGACTGGCTGACCCCGCAGGTCCTGATACCTGCCGGCCTGGTGGCAGGTTTCCTCGTCGTGGGTGTGCTCGTGGGCCGACGACTCCTCAGCGAAGACGAGGCGTCGTAG
- a CDS encoding FliA/WhiG family RNA polymerase sigma factor, translated as MATTSEAVIGSIAASTHAERTGSNARKAHAGTRGSTRSNATATRGEPKRASTRATSAKAKTAIHYPEEEVKNHLPLVRQVVQRMLARKPPEIPTEDLISWGTIGLLDAMRKYDSKREASFATYAQYRIRGSILDFLRRCDWLPRSIRQKSHDMEAATLRLERRFGRPPGDEEIAKEMDLSLGEYASTVAALGSSTMIAPGDLAFGRGEEVLTDDHEFSDSGDHGPMKNVLQKERVVILGRAIEALPEKERIVVSLYYSEGLTMREMADAMHLTEGRISQLHSQAMGRLRKVLADTRPEIAFDN; from the coding sequence ATGGCGACCACGAGTGAGGCGGTCATCGGCTCGATTGCGGCTTCGACACACGCGGAGCGAACGGGCAGCAACGCCCGCAAGGCCCACGCTGGCACGCGAGGGAGTACCCGCTCGAATGCCACGGCCACCCGCGGCGAGCCCAAGCGCGCCTCCACGCGAGCGACGTCCGCGAAGGCGAAAACCGCCATTCACTACCCGGAAGAAGAAGTGAAGAACCACCTGCCGCTGGTCCGCCAGGTCGTCCAGCGCATGCTTGCTCGTAAGCCCCCCGAGATCCCGACCGAGGACCTCATAAGCTGGGGTACCATCGGCCTTCTTGACGCAATGCGTAAGTACGATTCGAAGCGCGAAGCCTCCTTCGCCACGTATGCGCAGTACCGGATCCGCGGCTCGATTCTGGACTTCCTCCGCCGCTGCGACTGGTTGCCGCGGAGCATCCGTCAGAAGTCGCACGACATGGAGGCCGCGACCCTGCGCCTCGAGCGCCGCTTCGGACGCCCCCCGGGCGACGAGGAAATCGCCAAGGAGATGGACCTCTCCCTCGGCGAGTACGCGAGCACGGTCGCGGCGCTCGGATCGTCCACGATGATCGCCCCCGGCGATCTGGCCTTCGGCCGCGGGGAGGAAGTTCTGACCGATGACCACGAGTTCTCGGACTCGGGCGATCACGGTCCCATGAAGAACGTACTCCAAAAGGAGCGCGTCGTGATCCTCGGCCGGGCCATCGAAGCCCTGCCCGAGAAGGAACGGATCGTCGTCTCGTTGTACTACTCCGAGGGCCTTACGATGAGGGAGATGGCGGATGCCATGCACCTGACCGAGGGCCGGATTTCGCAGCTCCACAGCCAGGCCATGGGCCGTCTGCGCAAGGTTCTGGCCGACACTCGGCCGGAGATCGCCTTCGATAACTGA
- a CDS encoding flagellar biosynthesis anti-sigma factor FlgM: MRTRRTELSGWQDPENESCESATDRPPENALEAAAARAVRVGELRRALAAGTYRPDAGKVAQALLKSLTRLALFGDDH, translated from the coding sequence ATGCGCACGCGGCGTACAGAATTGTCCGGCTGGCAAGACCCTGAAAACGAGAGCTGCGAGTCCGCCACGGACCGGCCCCCGGAGAACGCCCTGGAGGCTGCCGCGGCCCGTGCCGTTCGGGTCGGAGAGCTCCGCCGTGCCCTGGCTGCCGGGACCTATCGCCCCGATGCCGGGAAGGTCGCTCAGGCCCTCCTGAAGTCCCTCACGCGTCTCGCCCTCTTCGGCGACGACCACTGA
- a CDS encoding carbon-nitrogen hydrolase family protein → MAGSDRFLVGCAQMCVSDDKNRNLSAAERLVSDAARRGARLVVLPEMFLWRGPENDIPAAAETLDGPSVARLAALAQSTSVTLVAGSFYERCASGGLPFNTTVVFGPDGGRLGVYRKIHLFDVSIPGRVEARESDRMRAGDDVTCVDTPLGRLGLSICYDLRFPELYRRLAGDGATMVCVPSAFTHATGAAHWEVLLRARAIENQIYVIAPNQVGPTKDGPQVWGGSSIIDPWGAVLARASDVETVITAEIDPQHQADVRAGLPCAQHARLTSGGELKNRVAS, encoded by the coding sequence ATGGCCGGTTCCGATAGATTTCTCGTGGGTTGCGCGCAGATGTGCGTCTCCGACGACAAGAACCGGAACCTGAGCGCCGCCGAACGGCTCGTCTCTGATGCGGCTCGTCGCGGCGCCCGGCTGGTCGTACTGCCCGAGATGTTTCTGTGGCGGGGCCCGGAGAACGACATTCCGGCAGCAGCGGAGACCCTCGACGGTCCGTCGGTCGCTCGCCTGGCCGCCCTCGCCCAGAGTACGAGTGTCACCCTGGTCGCCGGCTCGTTCTACGAGCGCTGCGCGAGTGGTGGCCTGCCGTTCAACACGACGGTGGTGTTCGGCCCCGACGGGGGCCGGCTCGGAGTCTATCGCAAGATTCATCTCTTCGACGTTTCGATTCCGGGCCGGGTCGAGGCTCGTGAATCGGACCGGATGCGCGCGGGGGACGACGTCACCTGCGTCGACACGCCGCTCGGTCGGCTCGGCCTCAGCATCTGTTACGACCTGCGGTTCCCGGAGCTCTACCGCCGGCTCGCCGGCGACGGTGCGACGATGGTCTGCGTACCGTCTGCATTCACGCACGCGACGGGCGCGGCGCACTGGGAAGTTCTGCTCCGCGCCCGCGCGATCGAAAATCAGATCTACGTGATCGCGCCCAATCAGGTCGGACCGACGAAGGACGGCCCCCAGGTGTGGGGAGGATCGTCCATCATCGATCCCTGGGGTGCAGTGCTCGCGCGCGCGTCCGACGTCGAGACCGTCATCACCGCGGAGATCGACCCGCAGCACCAGGCCGACGTTCGCGCCGGGCTCCCGTGCGCGCAGCACGCCCGACTCACGTCGGGTGGAGAATTGAAAAATCGTGTCGCTTCGTGA
- a CDS encoding molybdopterin molybdotransferase MoeA yields the protein MSLRDPKAPVKPFFRVVTPAEARESFGRVGSVGRETVRVEECAGRVLAETLYVPEDQPSFDRAHMDGYAVRARDTFGASSSIPTYLKLSGAVEMGKAPEAALRRGCAMRIATGGMLPEGADSVVMIEYTEEVAGGQVEVQKSVSPWEHVIRIGEDIAAGAEVFPVGRRLRPRDVGALTGIGVTSVPVYARPRVALIGTGDEVVDPATTPKPGQVRNVNQYSLCAMASDAGADVHDLGVCPDEPETFERLLHQGLAEADAVWVSGGSSVGTKDMTLDVIARVPGSEIVFHGISVAPGKPTILALVERADGGVLPILGLPGHPVSALVIGDVFGVPLLRCQGGEPASIAFSPRSTKRARLARNIDSSPGREDYVRVRLRGEAGESLAEPLPGKSGAVFSLVHADGYVVVDLNREGIEAGEEIEVVLF from the coding sequence GTGTCGCTTCGTGATCCGAAAGCACCGGTGAAGCCGTTCTTCCGCGTGGTCACGCCTGCGGAAGCGCGGGAGTCGTTCGGGCGGGTGGGCAGTGTCGGCCGTGAGACCGTTCGGGTCGAGGAGTGCGCTGGACGAGTGCTGGCGGAGACGCTCTACGTGCCCGAGGATCAGCCGAGCTTCGACCGCGCGCACATGGACGGCTACGCCGTGCGCGCGCGAGACACATTCGGCGCGTCCTCCTCGATCCCGACGTACTTGAAGCTCTCCGGTGCGGTGGAGATGGGTAAGGCGCCGGAAGCCGCGTTGCGCCGTGGATGCGCGATGCGCATCGCGACCGGCGGGATGCTCCCCGAAGGCGCCGATTCTGTCGTGATGATCGAGTACACCGAGGAAGTCGCGGGCGGTCAGGTCGAGGTCCAGAAGTCGGTATCGCCCTGGGAGCACGTGATCCGGATCGGCGAGGACATCGCGGCAGGTGCGGAGGTCTTTCCGGTCGGTCGGCGTCTGCGTCCGCGCGACGTCGGTGCCCTCACGGGAATCGGCGTGACGTCCGTGCCGGTTTACGCGCGGCCTCGCGTCGCGCTGATCGGGACCGGCGACGAGGTCGTCGATCCCGCGACGACGCCGAAGCCGGGTCAGGTGCGCAACGTAAATCAGTACTCGCTCTGCGCGATGGCGTCCGACGCCGGCGCCGACGTGCACGACCTCGGGGTCTGCCCCGATGAGCCGGAGACCTTCGAGCGGCTCCTCCATCAGGGCTTGGCGGAAGCGGACGCGGTCTGGGTCTCCGGTGGAAGCTCGGTCGGTACGAAGGACATGACTCTCGACGTCATCGCCCGCGTTCCCGGCAGTGAGATCGTGTTTCACGGGATCTCGGTCGCGCCGGGGAAGCCGACGATTCTGGCGCTGGTCGAACGCGCGGATGGCGGGGTTCTCCCGATTCTCGGTCTCCCCGGACACCCGGTGAGTGCACTGGTGATCGGGGATGTCTTCGGGGTGCCGCTCCTGCGTTGCCAAGGGGGTGAGCCCGCGTCCATCGCGTTCTCGCCGCGGAGCACGAAGAGAGCTCGCCTCGCGCGAAATATCGATTCGTCGCCGGGGCGTGAAGACTACGTTCGCGTGCGCTTGCGCGGCGAGGCGGGGGAGAGTCTGGCGGAGCCGCTGCCCGGCAAGTCCGGCGCCGTCTTTTCGCTGGTACA